A window of the Gossypium hirsutum isolate 1008001.06 chromosome A05, Gossypium_hirsutum_v2.1, whole genome shotgun sequence genome harbors these coding sequences:
- the LOC121229044 gene encoding acetyl-CoA carboxylase 1 isoform X3, whose translation MGIPLWQIPEIRRFYGVEHGGGYDSWRKVSVVATCFDFDKAESTRPKGHCVAVRVTSEDPDDGFKPTSGKVQELSFKSKPNVWAYFSVKSGGGIHEFSDSQFGHVFAFGESRALAIANMVLGLKEIQIRGEIRTNVDYTIDLLHASDYRENKIHTGWLDSRIAMRVRAERPPWYLSVVAGALYTVYLSQKASASSAAMVSDYIGYLEKGQIPPKHISLMHSQVSLNIEGSKYTIEMVRGGTGSYRLRMNESEIEAEIHTLRDGGLLMQLDGKSHVIYAEEEAAGTRLLIDGRTCLLQKDHDPSKLVAETPCKLLRFLVSDGSHIDADTPYAEVEVMKMCMPLLSPASGVIQIKSSEGQTMQAGELIARLDLDDPSAVRKTEPFQGNFPVLGPPTAISDKVHQRCAASLNAARMILAGYEHNINEVVQSLLNCLDSPELPFLQWQECMSILATRLPKDLKNELELKYKGFEVIPSSQNIDFPAKLLKGVLDSHLSSCSEKERGSLERHIEPLMSLVKSYEGGRESHARVIVRSLFEEYLSVEELFSDNIQADVIERLRVQYKKDLLKVVDIVLSHQGVKNKNKLILRLLEQLVYPNPAAYRDQLIRFSALNHTSYSELALKASQLLEQTKLSELRSTIARSLSELEMFTEDGESMDTPKRKSALNERMEDLVSAPLAVEDALIGLFDHSDHTLQRRVVETYVRRLYQPYLVKESVRMQWHRSGLIASWEFLEELIERKNGSEEQMSVEKHSERKWGAMVIIKSLQFLPAIISVALREKTHNLEKATPHGSLEPTTFGNMIHIALVGINNQMSLLQDSGDEDQAQERIKKLVKILQDKEVGSSLRSAGVGVISCIIQRDEGRTPMRHSFHWSAKKLYYEEEPLLRHLEPPLSIYLELDKLKGYEGIRYTPSRDRQWHLYTVLDKPHPIQRMFLRTLVRQPTSNDRLTAYSGHDVDMRHNQLAISFTSKSIFRSIMAAMEELELNVHNATLKPDHAQMYLCFLQEQEINDLMPYTKRVDIDAGQEEEAVETILEELAREIHAFAGVRMHKLGVCQWEVKLWIASFGRANGAWRVVVTNVTGQTCTVHIYRELENTSKHQAVYHSLSVRGPLHGVPVNAHYKPLGVLDQKRLLARKNGTTYCYDFPLAFQMALEQSFASRIPGFKKPKDKRLCKVTELVFADQKGYWGTPLIPTERQPGLNDVGMIAWSMEMSTPEFPSGRTILIVANDVTFKAGSFGPREDAFFLAVTDLACNKKLPLIYLAANSGARIGVAEEVKACFKVGWSNESSPENGFQYVYLTPEDYARIGSSVIAHEMRLASGKTRWVIDAIVGKEDGLGVENLSGSGAIASAYSRAYKETFTLTYVTGRTVGIGAYLARLGMRCIQRLDQPIILTGFSALNKLLGREVYSSHMQLGGPKIMATNGVVHLTVSDDLEGVSAILNWLSCIPPHLGGPIPVLNPFDPPERSVEYFPETSCDPHAAICGTLDSNGNWKGGIFDRDSFVETLEGWARTVVTGSAKLGGIPVGIVAVETQTVMQVIPADPGQLDSHERVVPQAGQVWFPDSATKTAQAIMDFNREELPLFILANWRGFSGGQRDLFEGILQAGSTIVENLRTYGQPVFVYIPMMGELRGGAWVVVDSRINSDQIEMYAERTAKGNVLEPEGILEIKFRKKELIECMGRLDQQLINLNEKLHKAKSNGGHAKAESLQQQIQSREKQLLPVYTQIATKFAELHDTSLKMAAKGVIKEVVDWDRSRSFFYRRLRRRISENSLVKTVKDAAGDQLSYKSAMDLIKRWFFDSNVAKEREDAWVNDEAFFSWKDDTRNYNEKLQELRVQKVLLQLTNIGSSASDMQALPRGLAALLSKMEPSSRKQIANEIRKVLS comes from the exons ATGGGTATTCCTCTATGGCAAATTCCTG AAATACGGAGATTTTATGGAGTGGAACATGGTGGAGGTTATGATTCTTGGAGAAAAGTTTCTGTTGTTGCCACTTGTTTTGATTTTGACAAGGCTGAATCAACAAGGCCTAAAGGTCACTGTGTAGCTGTGCGTGTGACAAGTGAGGATCCTGATGATGGTTTTAAACCTACCAGCGGAAAAGTACAG GAGTTGAGTTTTAAAAGCAAGCCAAATGTGTGGGCTTACTTCTCTGTCAAG TCTGGAGGAGGCATTCATGAATTTTCAGATTCTCAATTTG GACATGTCTTTGCTTTTGGGGAATCCAGAGCTCTTGCTATAGCAAACATGGTTCTTGGGTTGAAAGAAATTCAAATCCGTGGAGAAATTCGTACAAATGTTGATTACACAATTGACCTTTTACAT GCTTCAGATTACCGAGAAAATAAAATCCACACTGGTTGGTTGGACAGTAGAATTGCCATGCGAGTTAGAGCAGAAAGGCCTCCGTGGTATCTTTCAGTTGTTGCCGGAGCTCTCTAT ACTGTTTATTTATCTCAGAAAGCATCGGCCAGCAGTGCAGCTATGGTTTCAGATTATATTGGTTATCTTGAAAAGGGTCAAATTCCTCCCAAG CACATATCACTTATGCATTCTCAAGTGTCTTTGAACATTGAAGGAAGCAAATATACG atTGAAATGGTTAGAGGGGGAACAGGAAGTTATAGGTTGAGAATGAATGAGTCGGAGATTGAGGCAGAGATACATACATTACGCGATGGTGGTTTATTGATGCAG TTGGATGGAAAAAGTCATGTCATTTATGCAGAGGAAGAAGCCGCTGGTACTCGCCTTCTAATTGATGGAAGGACTTGCCTGCTACAG AAAGATCACGATCCTTCAAAATTAGTGGCTGAAACACCATGCAAACTGCTTAGATTTTTGGTTTCTGATGGTAGTCATATTGATGCCGACACACCTTATGCTGAGGTTGAGGTTATGAAAATGTGTATGCCTCTTCTTTCACCTGCTTCAGGAGTTATTCAAATAAAATCATCTGAAGGTCAAACAATGCAG GCTGGTGAGCTCATTGCTAGGTTGGATCTGGATGACCCTTCAGCTGTTAGGAAAACTGAACCATTCCAGGGGAACTTTCCGGTACTGGGGCCGCCCACTGCAATTTCTGACAAAGTTCATCAGAGATGTGCTGCAAGTTTAAATGCAGCCCGCATGATTCTCGCTGGTTATGAGCATAATATCAATGAA GTAGTTCAAAGCCTGCTAAATTGCCTTGACAGTCCCGAGCTGCCTTTCCTTCAATGGCAAgaatgcatgtctattttggcaACCAGGCTTCCCAAAGATCTTAAAAATGAG CTGGAATTGAAGTATAAAGGGTTTGAAGTGATTCCAAGCTCCCAGAATATAGACTTTCCTGCAAAGCTATTGAAGGGAGTCCTCGAC TCCCATCTATCCTCTTGTTCTGAGAAAGAAAGAGGATCCCTAGAAAGGCATATTGAACCATTGATGAGCCTTGTGAAGTCATATGAAGGCGGAAGAGAGAGTCATGCTCGTGTTATTGTGCGTTCCCTTTTCGAAGAGTATCTATCTGTTGAAGAGTTATTCAGTGACAACATCCAG GCTGATGTGATCGAACGTCTTCGGGTTCAGTATAAGAAAGATCTACTAAAGGTTGTGGACATTGTGCTTTCTCATCAG GGTGTCAAGAATAAAAATAAACTGATACTCAGACTCTTGGAACAACTGGTTTATCCGAACCCTGCTGCATATAGAGATCAACTAATCCGATTCTCTGCACTAAATCATACTAGTTATTCTGAG TTGGCACTCAAGGCTAGTCAATTACTGGAACAAACCAAATTGAGTGAACTTCGCTCCACCATTGCTAGAAGCCTTTCTGAATTAGAAATGTTTACTGAGGATGGTGAAAGTATGGACACGCCCAAGAGGAAAAGTGCCCTTAATGAAAGAATGGAGGATCTCGTTAGTGCTCCTTTAGCTGTTGAAGATGCTCTCATAGGTTTGTTTGATCATAGTGATCACACACTTCAGAGGCGGGTTGTAGAGACATATGTTCGGAGGCTTTACCAG CCATATCTTGTAAAGGAGAGTGTCCGTATGCAGTGGCATAGATCTGGTCTTATTGCTTCATGGGAGTTCTTGGAAGAGCTTATCGAGAGAAAGAATGGGTCAGAAGAACAAATGTCTGTTGAGAAACATAGTGAGAGGAAATGGGGAGCCATGGTTATAATTAAATCTCTCCAATTTTTGCCTGCAATTATCAGTGTCGCATTAAGGGAAAAAACTCATAACCTTGAGAAAGCAACTCCACATGGATCTCTTGAGCCAACAACCTTTGGTAATATGATCCATATTGCACTTGTCGGCATAAACAATCAGATGAGTTTACTTCAAGATAG TGGTGATGAGGATCAAGCTCAAGAGAGAATCAAGAAATTAGTGAAAATACTTCAAGATAAAGAGGTAGGGTCAAGTCTACGCTCGGCTGGTGTGGGGGTAATTAGCTGTATCATACAGAGGGATGAAGGGCGAACACCAATGAGGCACTCGTTTCATTGGTCAGCTAAAAAACTATATTATGAGGAAGAACCTCTTTTGCGACATCTAGAACCTCCTCTATCCATATACCTCGAATTG GATAAGCTTAAAGGCTACGAGGGCATAAGGTATACCCCATCACGTGACCGTCAATGGCACTTATATACTGTTCTAGACAAGCCACACCCGATCCAGAGGATGTTCCTCAGAACACTTGTCAGGCAGCCTACATCCAATGATAGGCTTACAGCATATTCGGGACATGATGTTGACATGAGGCATAATCAATTGGCTATATCTTTTACTTCAAAGAGCATTTTTCGGTCCATAATGGCTGCTATGGAGGAGTTGGAACTTAACGTGCACAATGCTACTCTAAAGCCCGACCATGCTCAGATGTACCTTTGTTTCTTACAAGAGCAAGAGATAAATGATCTCATGCCTTATACCAA GAGAGTTGACATAGATGCTGGACAAGAAGAAGAGGCAGTAGAGACGATCTTAGAAGAACTGGCTCGGGAAATTCATGCGTTTGCCGGTGTAAGAATGCATAAATTAGGTGTTTGTCAGTGGGAGGTGAAGCTCTGGATAGCATCTTTTGGACGAGCAAATGGTGCTTGGAGAGTTGTAGTGACAAATGTGACAGGTCAGACCTGTACTGTGCAT ATATACCGAGAACTAGAGAATACCAGCAAACACCAAGCGGTATACCATTCCCTTTCTGTAAGGGGTCCTTTGCATGGTGTACCAGTTAATGCCCACTATAAGCCTTTGGGTGTTCTTGACCAGAAACGTCTATTAGCAAGGAAAAATGGTACCACTTACTGCTATGACTTTCCATTG GCATTCCAGATGGCCTTGGAACAGTCATTTGCATCGCGAATCCCAGGTTTTAAAAAACCCAAAGATAAACGTCTTTGTAAGGTCACGGAACTTGTATTTGCTGACCAAAAAGGTTACTGGGGCACTCCTCTTATTCCAACCGAACGCCAGCCTGGCCTCAATGATGTTGGCATGATAGCCTGGAGCATGGAAATGTCAACTCCCGAGTTTCCTTCTGGAAGAACAATTTTGATAGTAGCAAATGATGTTACCTTCAAAGCTGGTTCTTTTGGCCCAAGAGAGGATGCATTCTTTCTTGCCGTGACCGATCTTGCATGCAATAAGAAACTGCCTTTAATTTATTTGGCTGCTAACTCTGGTGCCCGTATTGGGGTAGCTGAGGAAGTCAAAGCCTGCTTTAAAGTTGGTTGGTCCAATGAATCCAGCCCTGAGAACGGTTTTCAATATGTTTACTTGACCCCTGAGGATTATGCAAGGATTGGATCATCTGTCATTGCACATGAGATGAGGCTAGCCAGTGGAAAGACCAGGTGGGTGATCGATGCTATTGTGGGTAAGGAGGATGGTTTGGGGGTAGAGAACTTATCGGGTAGTGGGGCCATTGCAAGTGCATACTCAAGGGCATACAAGGAAACCTTTACCTTAACATATGTGACTGGTAGAACTGTGGGTATAGGTGCTTATCTTGCTCGTCTTGGCATGCGATGCATACAGAGACTTGACCAGCCAATTATTTTGACTGGTTTCTCTGCATTGAATAAACTTCTTGGTCGTGAGGTTTATAGCTCCCACATGCAACTTGGTGGACCTAAAATCATGGCAACAAATGGGGTTGTACATCTCACTGTCTCGGATGACCTTGAAGGGGTATCAGCGATTTTGAACTGGCTAAGTTGCATTCCTCCTCATCTAGGTGGGCCAATACCCGTTTTAAATCCTTTTGATCCTCCAGAACGATCTGTGGAGTACTTCCCAGAAACTTCATGTGATCCTCATGCTGCTATTTGTGGTACTTTAGATAGTAATGGGAACTGGAAGGGGGGTATTTTTGACAGGGATAGCTTTGTCGAGACACTGGAAGGATGGGCCAGAACAGTTGTGACAGGAAGTGCAAAGCTTGGAGGAATCCCTGTAGGAATAGTAGCTGTCGAGACGCAGACAGTGATGCAGGTTATCCCTGCTGATCCGGGACAACTTGATTCACATGAGAGGGTCGTCCCTCAAGCTGGACAGGTATGGTTTCCGGATTCTGCTACAAAAACAGCTCAAGCAATAATGGATTTCAATAGGGAAGAGCTTCCACTTTTCATCCTTGCCAATTGGAGAGGCTTTTCGGGTGGGCAAAGGGATCTTTTTGAGGGCATCCTTCAGGCTGGGTCAACCATTGTTGAGAATCTCAGAACATATGGACAACCCGTCTTTGTTTACATTCCCATGATGGGTGAGCTTCGTGGTGGGGcatgggttgttgtggatagtcGGATAAATTCAGACCAGATAGAAATGTATGCCGAGCGCACTGCTAAAGGTAATGTCCTTGAGCCAGAAGGAATACTCGAAATCAAGTTTAGGAAAAAGGAACTAATAGAGTGCATGGGAAGGCTCGACCAACAGCttataaatttgaatgaaaaactTCACAAAGCCAAGAGCAACGGAGGCCATGCCAAGGCAGAGTCTCTGCAGCAGCAAATACAATCACGTGAGAAGCAACTGTTGCCAGTGTACACGCAAATAGCCACTAAATTTGCTGAACTTCACGATACTTCTTTGAAGATGGCTGCAAAAGGGGTAATAAAAGAAGTTGTTGACTGGGACCGTTCACGCTCATTCTTCTACAGAAGACTGCGCCGGAGAATTTCTGAGAATTCTCTGGTCAAAACTGTAAAAGATGCAGCCGGTGACCAACTGTCATATAAATCTGCAATGGACTTGATCAAGAGATGGTTTTTTGATTCCAATGTTGCAAAGGAAAGAGAAGATGCTTGGGTTAATGATGAAGCTTTCTTTTCATGGAAGGATGATACGAGAAACTACAATGAGAAGCTACAAGAGCTTCGTGTCCAAAAGGTATTGCTTCAGCTTACGAATATTGGCAGTTCAGCTTCGGATATGCAAGCTCTACCCCGAGGCCTTGCTGCCCTTCTAAGTAAG ATGGAGCCATCAAGTAGGAAACAAATAGCTAACGAAATCCGTAAGGTTCTGAGTTGA